GCATCGAACGGCTCAAACCCATCGAAGACGGCGAGATAAGCTACGATGAGGGCAGACGACTCGTCGACGACATCATCGGCATCGACCGGGCACTGAACGCCCTCGAACAACTCCGTCCCACCGACCTCGAACAGGAGGCAAAACTCCAGAACGCGGCCGACCAGAAACGCTGGATGAACTTCTTGAAGAAGGCGCTCGGCCGCGATAGTGGCAAGAGCAAACGGGGTGGCCGATGAGTCGCAACGACGAGATTGCGACACTCCTCGAAGAGTTCGCCGACCTGCTCGACGCGAAGGACGTCGCGTACAAGCCGTCGAGTTACCGCCGCGCCGCGGAGAACGTCCGCGAGTACCCAGAACCGGTCGAAGAACTCGCCGAAGACGGCGAAGACGCCGTCAAAGAGATAAACCGCGTCGGCGACGCCATCGCGTCGAAAATCGTCGAGTACGTCCAGACGGGCCACATCGAGGAGTTAGACGAGCTTCGAGCGGAGTTGCCGGTCGACATGGCCGGCATGACGAGCGTCGAAGGCGTCGGTCCGAAGACCGTCGGGAAGCTCTACGAAGCCCTCGGCATCACCGACCTCGACGAGTTAGCGGCCGCCGCCCGCGACGGCCAGATTCAGGAGGTCAAAGGCTTCGGTGCGAAGACCGAGGCGAACATCCTCGACGGTATCGAGTTCGCCCGCGAGGCAACCGGCCGAGAACTCCTCGGCAAGGCACGACCCGTCG
The genomic region above belongs to Haloferax marinisediminis and contains:
- a CDS encoding DUF5788 family protein; protein product: MKEFERKQLLERVNREGATVGVQIPERIEVQGEQIDLKEFVFEIKRRDTIPAGERERVDQAKRNLRRERIERLKPIEDGEISYDEGRRLVDDIIGIDRALNALEQLRPTDLEQEAKLQNAADQKRWMNFLKKALGRDSGKSKRGGR